A single window of Sphingobium sp. SCG-1 DNA harbors:
- a CDS encoding aromatic ring-hydroxylating oxygenase subunit alpha has product MKFDFNLWDIHIGTPHPFNERAPVIDNGTERPTGARYHDRAFAAAEWENVFARSWLLACSISDVREPGDFAKFDIGPESFIIVHGDDGKIHAHYNVCPHRGSRLITSDAGSIGQFTCPFHSWKFSLEGENLAVTDPETFRPEVLCHDRNMTSVRCEVAAGLVFISMDPNIEPLKQWLAPVLDQLELYQIDKMYVVQHRQSDWGANWKGGVDAFAEIYHLHAVHPQTQCLMDDRTQIDLYPGGISRQFVPFAQPSRRFEDQESVNPGIAMMLQDAGIDPASYEGTAHETRAAVQRAKRERSERYGLGYEKFSDTQLSDSTVYGLFPNAQIGCHPEAIFLHRFLPHATDPNQFTYDTCILYRHIDAPGYCAPAWMGLGEEVDLSGDTRPEIVHTGLGEPPGLGEVLDQDSDLLPIVQAGARSRGFRGPLWSEQEARLRHFHVELDKRMAQGAEA; this is encoded by the coding sequence ATGAAGTTCGACTTCAACCTGTGGGATATTCACATCGGCACGCCGCATCCGTTCAATGAACGCGCGCCTGTCATCGACAATGGCACGGAGCGCCCAACCGGCGCGCGCTACCACGATAGAGCCTTTGCCGCCGCAGAGTGGGAGAATGTTTTCGCCCGAAGCTGGCTACTCGCCTGCTCTATTTCCGATGTGCGTGAACCCGGAGACTTCGCGAAATTCGACATCGGCCCGGAAAGCTTCATCATCGTCCATGGGGATGATGGGAAAATCCATGCGCATTACAATGTCTGCCCACATCGCGGCAGCCGACTCATCACCTCCGACGCCGGCAGCATCGGCCAATTCACCTGTCCCTTCCATAGCTGGAAATTCAGCCTTGAGGGCGAGAACCTGGCCGTCACCGACCCGGAAACCTTCCGCCCGGAAGTACTGTGTCACGACCGCAACATGACGTCCGTCCGCTGCGAAGTCGCTGCCGGCCTGGTGTTCATCTCGATGGACCCGAACATTGAGCCGCTCAAGCAATGGCTGGCGCCGGTCCTCGATCAACTGGAACTGTATCAGATCGACAAGATGTATGTCGTCCAGCATCGCCAGTCCGATTGGGGCGCGAACTGGAAAGGCGGGGTCGATGCCTTTGCCGAAATCTACCACCTTCATGCGGTGCATCCGCAGACCCAGTGCCTGATGGACGACCGCACCCAGATCGATCTGTATCCCGGTGGGATCAGCCGTCAATTCGTCCCCTTCGCACAGCCAAGCCGTCGCTTTGAGGATCAGGAGAGCGTCAATCCGGGCATCGCCATGATGTTGCAGGATGCGGGCATCGATCCTGCCAGCTACGAAGGCACAGCGCATGAAACGCGCGCCGCAGTCCAACGGGCCAAGCGCGAGCGGTCAGAGAGATATGGCCTCGGCTACGAGAAGTTCAGCGACACGCAATTGAGCGACTCCACGGTCTATGGCCTCTTTCCCAACGCGCAGATCGGCTGTCACCCGGAGGCTATCTTCCTGCACCGCTTCCTGCCGCACGCGACCGATCCCAACCAGTTCACCTACGATACCTGCATCCTCTATCGGCACATCGACGCCCCCGGTTATTGCGCCCCGGCATGGATGGGGCTTGGCGAGGAAGTCGATCTGTCCGGCGATACGCGTCCTGAAATCGTCCACACCGGGCTTGGCGAACCGCCGGGCCTTGGCGAGGTGCTGGATCAGGACAGCGACCTGCTTCCAATCGTGCAGGCCGGCGCTCGTTCGCGCGGTTTTCGCGGGCCCCTCTGGAGCGAGCAGGAAGCACGGCTTCGCCACTTCCACGTCGAACTCGACAAACGCATGGCACAGGGAGCCGAAGCATGA
- a CDS encoding aromatic ring-hydroxylating oxygenase subunit alpha, translating into MNYDPRGWAVHKDSTHPFDEAAPYVDNGSARPDPARYTEPAFADAEWETVFTKTWLLAGPSSDVRESGDWMRFDIGVESFIIVRKDDGELAAHYNVCPHRGSRLVLDDVGSQGSFSCPFHSWKFALDGSNLAVTDPETFRPEVLCHDINLSSVRVEEEAGLVFISMADDVPPLEEYLGTILPMLETYEIEKMHVVQHRRSDWAANWKGGIDAFYESYHLHAIHPQTMGMLDDRTHIDLYENGMSRQFVPFGQPNSHFPDQQGINPGIAVMLDDAGLDAAAFPGTAYESRSAIAMAKRDRAAKLGLDYDRFSDAQLTDATIFGVFPNAQIGCHPEAVFLHRFKPHADDPNQFTYETTILYRHIDVPGYGAPLWMGLGDEIDLTGETRPDVVHTGLGEPPGMGEVLDQDSDLLPIVQAGARSRGFRGPLWGEQEARLRHFHVHLDKWMAGTK; encoded by the coding sequence ATGAACTATGATCCTCGCGGGTGGGCGGTTCACAAGGACAGCACGCATCCGTTCGACGAAGCCGCGCCTTATGTCGATAATGGATCGGCCCGCCCGGACCCTGCCCGCTACACGGAACCCGCATTTGCCGATGCGGAATGGGAAACAGTGTTCACCAAGACCTGGCTCCTCGCCGGGCCGTCGAGCGACGTGCGCGAGTCCGGCGACTGGATGCGCTTCGACATAGGCGTCGAATCCTTCATCATCGTGCGGAAGGATGATGGCGAACTCGCCGCGCATTATAACGTCTGTCCGCATCGCGGGAGCCGCCTGGTGCTGGACGATGTAGGATCGCAAGGCAGCTTCTCCTGCCCGTTCCATAGCTGGAAATTCGCGCTGGACGGCAGCAATCTGGCCGTCACCGATCCGGAAACCTTCCGGCCCGAAGTGCTGTGCCACGACATCAACCTGTCGTCGGTCCGGGTCGAGGAGGAAGCGGGCCTCGTCTTCATTTCGATGGCGGACGACGTGCCGCCGCTGGAGGAATATCTTGGCACGATCCTGCCGATGCTGGAAACCTATGAGATCGAGAAGATGCATGTGGTGCAGCATCGCCGGTCCGACTGGGCGGCGAACTGGAAGGGCGGGATCGACGCCTTTTACGAAAGCTATCACCTCCACGCCATCCACCCGCAGACGATGGGGATGCTGGACGACCGCACGCATATCGACCTGTATGAAAACGGCATGAGCCGCCAGTTTGTGCCGTTCGGGCAGCCCAATTCGCATTTCCCCGATCAGCAGGGGATCAATCCCGGCATTGCGGTGATGCTCGATGATGCGGGGCTGGATGCCGCTGCTTTCCCAGGCACGGCCTATGAAAGCCGCTCCGCCATTGCGATGGCAAAGCGCGACAGGGCCGCGAAGCTGGGGCTGGACTATGACAGGTTCAGCGACGCTCAATTGACCGACGCGACGATCTTCGGCGTCTTTCCCAATGCGCAGATCGGATGCCACCCCGAAGCGGTCTTCCTGCACCGCTTCAAGCCGCATGCGGACGATCCCAACCAGTTCACCTATGAGACGACGATCTTGTACCGCCATATCGATGTGCCGGGTTACGGCGCACCGCTATGGATGGGTCTTGGCGACGAGATCGACCTGACGGGAGAAACGCGGCCCGATGTCGTGCATACCGGCCTCGGCGAACCGCCGGGCATGGGTGAAGTGCTGGACCAGGACAGCGACTTGCTGCCGATCGTTCAGGCAGGTGCCCGCTCGCGCGGCTTCCGTGGTCCGCTCTGGGGCGAACAGGAAGCAAGGCTGCGCCACTTCCATGTCCATCTCGACAAATGGATGGCTGGCACGAAATAA
- a CDS encoding SDR family oxidoreductase → MGRVAGKVALVTGGGSGLGAADCAVLAREGACVVVTDVKLDTAQKVADQIGNGAVAMALDVASEEAWIDTMKAIDETFGRLDILVNNAGVVLSADVEETTLEQYRWVNSIMSDGVFLGCKHAIPLMNKNDGGSIINMSSTGALLGYPIFFAYSAAKGAVRSMTKSVAVMCQEKGYKIRCNSVHPGSIETPMVQQAEGRAGKPNVIPSGVLKPGMAGAPEDVAAMVLFLASDESRFITGAEMNVDNGVTIRPF, encoded by the coding sequence ATGGGACGAGTAGCAGGCAAAGTGGCTTTGGTGACCGGTGGCGGTTCCGGACTAGGCGCTGCGGACTGTGCGGTGCTGGCGCGCGAAGGGGCGTGCGTTGTCGTCACCGATGTGAAGCTCGATACGGCGCAAAAGGTCGCAGACCAGATCGGCAATGGCGCGGTGGCCATGGCGCTTGACGTCGCATCGGAGGAAGCGTGGATCGACACCATGAAGGCGATCGACGAGACATTCGGCAGGCTGGACATTCTGGTCAACAATGCAGGGGTCGTTCTGAGCGCTGACGTCGAGGAAACGACGCTGGAGCAATATCGCTGGGTGAACTCCATCATGAGCGATGGTGTGTTCCTGGGGTGCAAGCATGCGATCCCGCTGATGAACAAGAATGATGGCGGGTCGATCATCAACATGTCGTCAACCGGCGCTCTGCTCGGCTATCCGATCTTCTTTGCCTATTCAGCAGCCAAGGGTGCGGTACGGTCCATGACCAAGTCCGTCGCCGTGATGTGCCAGGAAAAGGGCTATAAAATCCGCTGCAACTCGGTGCATCCCGGATCAATCGAAACGCCCATGGTGCAGCAGGCGGAAGGACGTGCGGGCAAACCGAATGTCATTCCCAGTGGCGTGCTGAAGCCCGGCATGGCTGGTGCGCCGGAGGATGTCGCGGCGATGGTGTTGTTCCTTGCCTCCGATGAATCGCGCTTCATCACGGGCGCGGAAATGAACGTCGACAATGGCGTGACGATCCGGCCGTTCTAA
- a CDS encoding Rieske (2Fe-2S) protein has product MLADQQDKKEWRKMTLHQVAALSDLPETGNKAFDVAGRSVLLCRSSTGLFAIENMCSHAYALLEGGKVKGPYIFCPLHGVRFDLRDGSPSGNLTKKPITVYAAQVADDQVYVELPDN; this is encoded by the coding sequence ATGCTTGCAGATCAGCAGGACAAGAAGGAATGGCGCAAGATGACCCTGCACCAGGTTGCCGCGCTGTCCGATCTACCTGAGACCGGAAACAAGGCATTTGACGTGGCAGGCCGTTCGGTGCTGCTATGCCGCTCCAGCACGGGGCTGTTCGCCATTGAGAATATGTGCAGCCACGCCTACGCTTTGCTGGAAGGCGGCAAGGTGAAAGGCCCATACATCTTCTGCCCTCTGCATGGCGTGCGTTTCGACCTGCGCGACGGAAGCCCCAGCGGCAATCTCACCAAGAAGCCAATCACTGTCTATGCCGCGCAGGTAGCCGACGATCAGGTTTATGTGGAATTGCCGGATAACTGA
- a CDS encoding MFS transporter encodes MLDLGKDRDWFQNPLIVVLTIFAAVGFVAWVIWEMTDGSPAVDLGLFMRRNFAFGTLALCLGYALFFANNLLLPLWLQEHLGYTATWAGFVAAPSGIVAVLATPIVARLKIDTRWLATAAFLMFALSYFMRSQYTPDASFWTLVSPLLLQGLAMSMFFVPLVTISFDGLPPDRVPSASGISNFARITAGSFAASLTTTYWDRREALHQTRLTEVARDYSPIYRQTIEQLQAAGLTPLQATASVMRQIVNQSYLLSSLELFWICGWLALALIAVIWITRKPAPSEHLPAAD; translated from the coding sequence ATGCTCGACCTCGGCAAGGATCGTGACTGGTTTCAGAATCCGCTCATCGTCGTACTCACTATCTTCGCGGCAGTGGGCTTTGTTGCGTGGGTAATTTGGGAGATGACGGACGGTAGCCCGGCGGTGGACCTTGGGCTATTCATGCGCCGGAACTTTGCATTCGGTACGCTCGCCCTTTGTCTCGGATATGCGCTGTTCTTCGCTAACAATCTGCTACTGCCTTTGTGGCTGCAGGAGCATCTTGGCTATACGGCCACCTGGGCTGGCTTCGTTGCGGCACCGAGCGGCATAGTGGCGGTGTTGGCGACGCCGATCGTTGCCCGGCTGAAAATCGACACGCGCTGGCTGGCAACAGCGGCATTCCTGATGTTCGCTTTGTCCTATTTCATGCGGTCGCAATACACGCCCGATGCGAGCTTCTGGACGCTTGTTTCTCCGTTATTGCTGCAAGGACTGGCCATGAGCATGTTCTTCGTGCCGTTAGTGACGATTTCGTTCGACGGCCTGCCGCCGGATCGCGTTCCATCAGCAAGCGGCATTTCTAACTTCGCACGCATTACCGCAGGTAGTTTCGCCGCTTCGCTCACTACAACTTATTGGGACCGGCGCGAAGCGCTGCACCAGACGCGGTTGACTGAAGTGGCCAGGGACTATTCTCCGATTTACCGTCAGACCATCGAACAACTTCAGGCAGCAGGACTTACGCCCTTGCAGGCTACAGCATCGGTGATGCGGCAGATCGTGAACCAGTCCTACCTGCTGTCCTCGTTGGAATTGTTCTGGATCTGTGGCTGGCTCGCGCTGGCATTGATTGCCGTCATATGGATCACTCGCAAACCTGCGCCAAGCGAGCATCTGCCTGCGGCGGATTAA
- a CDS encoding aminotransferase class V-fold PLP-dependent enzyme, whose translation MDKREFLKTGAAASMGILMESRLFSQASKSPTMLAQDEPFWAALRLHYPTGNRFINLENGFYCFQPDTTLEAFVGNIRAVNGEASHYMRTRMDRDMTEARKAIARLAGCAVEELIVTRNTTESLDTIINGIDWKPGDEAVMATQDYGSMIDMFALQARRHGMVNRIVEVPLHPTSDEEIVEVYRSAITDRTRLLMVSHIVGGTGQILPVAAICDMAHGLGVQVMVDGAHSFAHLDFHVPDLRCDYYGASLHKWLSAPLGVGMLYVRRDRIAGIWPMFGDGSMPDDDIRKLNHRGTHPVHTDLTLAQAVAFHQAIGGQRKMARLRYLQNYWTSKVRSLPNIQINTPGDPSRSCAIANVGVRGVAPADLAAQLMEKYNIYTVAIDRGAVKGIRVTPQVYTSLAELDALTGALVELSKQST comes from the coding sequence ATGGACAAGCGAGAGTTTCTGAAAACGGGCGCAGCAGCGTCCATGGGCATATTGATGGAAAGCCGCCTCTTCTCGCAAGCATCCAAATCTCCGACAATGTTGGCGCAGGATGAGCCGTTCTGGGCAGCGTTGCGGCTTCATTATCCAACCGGCAACCGCTTCATCAATTTGGAAAATGGCTTCTATTGCTTTCAGCCGGACACCACGCTGGAAGCTTTCGTCGGCAATATACGGGCGGTGAATGGCGAAGCATCGCATTACATGCGCACACGGATGGACCGCGACATGACTGAGGCCCGAAAAGCAATCGCCCGTCTGGCAGGTTGCGCGGTCGAGGAGTTGATCGTCACTCGCAACACGACGGAATCGCTCGACACAATCATCAACGGTATCGACTGGAAGCCGGGCGACGAAGCCGTCATGGCGACGCAGGACTATGGCTCCATGATCGACATGTTTGCGTTGCAGGCGCGACGGCATGGCATGGTCAATCGGATCGTAGAGGTGCCGCTGCATCCCACCAGCGACGAGGAAATTGTCGAGGTCTATCGCAGCGCGATCACCGACAGGACGCGTTTGCTTATGGTGTCGCACATAGTCGGCGGCACGGGGCAGATCCTCCCCGTCGCCGCCATATGCGATATGGCGCATGGCTTAGGCGTGCAGGTTATGGTCGATGGGGCGCACAGCTTCGCACACCTCGACTTTCATGTGCCGGACCTTCGATGCGACTACTATGGCGCGTCACTGCACAAATGGCTGTCTGCGCCATTAGGAGTGGGCATGCTCTACGTCCGGCGCGATCGGATCGCAGGCATCTGGCCGATGTTCGGTGATGGCAGCATGCCCGACGACGACATTCGCAAGCTTAATCATCGCGGAACTCATCCCGTGCATACCGATCTGACGCTGGCGCAAGCCGTAGCCTTTCATCAGGCGATCGGCGGGCAGCGCAAGATGGCGCGCTTGCGCTACCTTCAGAATTATTGGACCAGCAAGGTCCGGTCTTTGCCCAACATCCAGATCAATACGCCGGGCGACCCGTCACGATCCTGCGCTATCGCCAATGTCGGAGTGAGGGGGGTCGCTCCGGCGGATCTTGCCGCGCAATTGATGGAGAAATACAATATCTACACCGTGGCTATCGACCGCGGCGCGGTGAAAGGCATCCGAGTAACGCCGCAAGTTTATACGTCCCTTGCCGAACTGGATGCTCTGACAGGCGCCCTTGTGGAGCTTTCAAAACAATCGACGTGA
- a CDS encoding VOC family protein produces MIDLQRIHHTGVAVADIEQAQIHFGKALGLKWAPVRRFDPLPFWTPEQGTHEVHVKATYSLGGPNHLELVQGTGPFYDPGRLPDARHIGVWVDDLAAEAQHLLDQGWQVVASGAAPEKGFGLIAYMALPTPGLLVELISADLKPVIDDWLGE; encoded by the coding sequence ATGATAGACCTTCAACGCATCCATCACACAGGCGTGGCTGTGGCCGACATCGAACAGGCTCAGATTCATTTCGGCAAGGCGCTCGGCCTAAAATGGGCACCAGTACGGCGCTTTGATCCGCTTCCTTTCTGGACACCAGAGCAAGGAACGCATGAGGTGCATGTGAAGGCGACGTACTCGCTGGGGGGACCAAACCATCTCGAGTTGGTGCAGGGTACTGGCCCCTTCTACGATCCCGGCCGATTGCCTGATGCACGCCATATCGGTGTGTGGGTTGATGATCTCGCTGCGGAGGCACAACATCTTCTTGATCAGGGATGGCAGGTCGTTGCGTCCGGCGCAGCCCCCGAGAAAGGCTTTGGCCTGATCGCTTATATGGCGCTGCCAACGCCGGGGCTTCTGGTGGAACTGATTTCCGCCGACCTGAAGCCGGTGATCGATGATTGGCTGGGTGAGTGA
- a CDS encoding helix-turn-helix domain-containing protein: MARMPESRFNRLTQRQRDCLKLVAQGYTSKEIARDLGISYSTVDNHLLAAMQILEAGSRAEAARLFMRQSENATGQQLPRQPPDLVPAPILADPSVGEPTGWRHTLARLLPPIGGKDNDLTPLQTLAAISRITFFSVLAFIACIMVLRMSITLLS; the protein is encoded by the coding sequence ATGGCTCGGATGCCGGAATCACGTTTCAATCGGTTGACGCAGCGTCAAAGGGACTGCCTCAAGCTTGTCGCGCAGGGCTACACGTCCAAGGAAATCGCCCGTGATCTGGGCATATCTTATTCAACCGTAGACAATCATCTGCTCGCCGCGATGCAGATCCTGGAGGCCGGAAGCCGTGCCGAAGCCGCGCGATTATTCATGCGGCAGAGCGAGAATGCGACTGGGCAGCAACTGCCTAGGCAGCCGCCAGACCTTGTTCCTGCACCGATTCTCGCTGATCCCTCGGTCGGGGAGCCGACGGGCTGGCGACACACATTGGCCCGATTGCTCCCTCCCATCGGGGGAAAAGACAATGACCTGACGCCTTTGCAGACTTTGGCCGCAATCTCGCGGATCACCTTCTTTTCGGTGCTGGCCTTCATAGCCTGCATCATGGTTCTCAGGATGAGCATCACGCTACTCTCCTAA
- a CDS encoding aldo/keto reductase, whose protein sequence is MPHFAPPGPLGFGGAPLGNMFDVVDEATAEASLVAAWDSGVRYFDTAPHYGSGLSEHRFGTVLRRYPRDDFVLSTKVGRLLRPDPSRPENPPFKQSLPFRVETDYSYDATMRSVEDSYQRLGLAQIDIAFVHDLAADHLGDAWQEQFEIARNGAFRALTDLREQGVIKGWGLGVNLNDPCVRALEQADPDVSLLAGRYSLLNQPALDQLFPMCAERGVHVVVGGPYNSGLLAGGRNFEYQEAPPEMVEKRDRIAAICERHGADIRSAALQFCAAHPVVAAIIPGAKRPDKVKENARLMAATVPAGVWEELRKEALIPAEAPVPS, encoded by the coding sequence ATGCCTCACTTTGCTCCTCCGGGACCACTTGGATTTGGTGGTGCGCCGCTTGGCAATATGTTCGATGTCGTCGACGAGGCGACGGCCGAAGCGTCGCTGGTTGCGGCTTGGGATAGTGGCGTGCGCTATTTCGATACCGCGCCGCATTACGGCAGCGGCTTGTCCGAGCATCGCTTCGGCACCGTTTTGCGCCGCTATCCTCGCGACGATTTCGTACTGTCGACAAAGGTCGGTAGGCTGCTGCGCCCAGACCCGAGCCGCCCGGAAAATCCGCCCTTCAAGCAGAGCCTGCCATTCCGGGTGGAAACCGATTATTCGTACGACGCGACGATGCGATCTGTGGAAGACAGTTATCAGCGGCTGGGCCTGGCGCAGATCGACATTGCGTTCGTTCATGATCTAGCCGCCGACCATCTGGGCGATGCCTGGCAGGAGCAGTTTGAGATTGCGCGTAACGGTGCCTTTCGTGCGCTTACCGATTTGCGGGAGCAGGGTGTAATCAAAGGCTGGGGATTGGGCGTCAACCTCAACGATCCCTGTGTTCGTGCTTTGGAGCAGGCGGACCCGGATGTGTCCCTCCTGGCGGGCCGCTATAGCCTGTTGAACCAGCCGGCACTCGACCAGCTATTCCCGATGTGCGCCGAACGCGGCGTGCATGTCGTCGTGGGCGGGCCCTATAATTCCGGCCTGCTCGCGGGTGGACGCAATTTCGAATATCAGGAAGCGCCGCCGGAGATGGTCGAGAAGCGCGACCGCATCGCCGCCATTTGTGAGCGGCACGGCGCGGACATCCGCTCAGCCGCACTGCAATTCTGCGCTGCTCATCCCGTCGTTGCCGCGATCATCCCCGGTGCCAAGCGACCGGACAAGGTCAAGGAGAACGCAAGGTTGATGGCGGCCACGGTACCTGCGGGCGTGTGGGAGGAACTGCGCAAGGAGGCATTAATACCGGCCGAGGCGCCTGTCCCGAGTTGA
- a CDS encoding NAD(P)H-dependent flavin oxidoreductase, whose product MNFLRWIDVELPIVQAPMAGVSTCEMAAAVSNAGGLGSIAVGSVDAAAARQMIAEVRARTQRPFNVNLFVHAPPASDATREAAWLKTLAPLFAELGAAPPSTLSAIYKSFVDDDDMLTTLVELAPPVVSFHFGLPGADRIAALKAAGCVLLSTATNLAEAEAASAAGIDAVVAQGFEAGGHRGMFDPSAPDDCLSTMALTRLLVKRSGLPVIAAGGIMDGRGIAAALDLGAVAAQLGTAFIACPESAADEAYRHALTGHGGWHTSMIAAISGRSARCLANRFTDWAAVNVDLAIPDYPIAYAAGKAIHAAAKAAGEYGFGAQWAGQGAPLARSMPAAELVATLEAELAAVNGRPFE is encoded by the coding sequence ATGAATTTCCTCCGTTGGATTGACGTTGAGTTGCCCATCGTTCAGGCTCCCATGGCTGGCGTTTCCACGTGCGAAATGGCGGCTGCCGTATCTAATGCGGGTGGTCTTGGTTCCATCGCGGTCGGCTCCGTCGATGCGGCGGCAGCGAGGCAGATGATTGCCGAAGTGCGGGCACGAACGCAGCGCCCTTTTAACGTCAACCTGTTCGTGCATGCACCTCCTGCTTCCGATGCGACGCGCGAGGCGGCTTGGCTGAAAACGCTTGCGCCGCTGTTCGCGGAACTCGGCGCTGCGCCGCCGTCCACCTTAAGTGCGATATACAAGAGCTTTGTCGACGATGACGACATGCTCACAACTCTTGTGGAGCTTGCCCCGCCCGTCGTCAGCTTCCATTTCGGTTTGCCAGGCGCGGATCGTATTGCCGCGCTGAAGGCAGCGGGGTGCGTTCTGCTGTCTACGGCCACGAACCTTGCCGAAGCCGAAGCCGCGAGCGCGGCCGGGATTGATGCTGTCGTTGCGCAGGGCTTCGAGGCGGGCGGGCATCGCGGCATGTTCGACCCCTCCGCACCGGATGATTGCCTAAGCACCATGGCGCTGACACGATTGCTGGTGAAGCGGTCAGGGCTGCCGGTCATTGCCGCTGGCGGCATCATGGACGGTCGCGGCATCGCGGCGGCGCTCGACCTAGGCGCTGTAGCGGCGCAACTCGGCACGGCCTTCATCGCCTGCCCGGAAAGTGCAGCCGACGAAGCATATCGACATGCGCTTACAGGCCACGGCGGGTGGCACACCAGCATGATCGCGGCGATATCGGGCCGGTCTGCCCGTTGCCTGGCGAACCGCTTTACCGATTGGGCGGCCGTTAATGTCGACCTCGCCATTCCCGACTATCCTATCGCTTATGCCGCAGGAAAGGCGATCCATGCCGCTGCGAAAGCGGCAGGCGAATACGGTTTTGGTGCGCAGTGGGCCGGGCAGGGGGCTCCCCTGGCTCGCTCTATGCCAGCGGCAGAGCTAGTCGCTACACTTGAGGCTGAACTTGCAGCAGTGAATGGGCGGCCCTTCGAATAG
- a CDS encoding MFS transporter, with the protein MTQQADPAKTRSVGLVHFALALGGFAIGTTEFATMSLLPLFSKGLGINEPTAGHVISAYALGVVVGAPLLAVAAARLSRRTLLILLMALFAIANGASALAPTYGTMLVFRFLSGLPHGAYFGIASLVAASLVPPDRRTRAVGNIMLGLTVATIIGVPFANWLGQAIGWRWGFGVVAILALATVLMVFAFVPYDRPEPGADPLRELTALKRPQVWLTLATGAIGFGGLFAVYTYLASTLMEVTGVSAAAVPLVLAAFGIGLTLGNLIVPRFADRALMPTAGALLLWSAIALALYPLATGNIWTISIAVVAIGFGGSLGTVLQTRLMDVAEDAQSLAAALNHSAFNTANALGPWLGGMAISAGYGWSSTGWVGCALALGGLIFWAISLMTTERRRTEVLQPAE; encoded by the coding sequence ATGACACAACAGGCAGACCCGGCAAAGACCCGTTCTGTGGGCCTCGTTCATTTCGCTCTCGCGCTAGGCGGGTTTGCGATAGGCACGACCGAGTTCGCTACGATGAGCCTGCTCCCTCTGTTTTCCAAGGGACTTGGCATTAACGAGCCGACGGCTGGTCACGTCATCAGCGCTTATGCGCTGGGCGTGGTGGTCGGCGCGCCGCTGCTTGCCGTTGCCGCCGCACGCCTCAGCCGTCGTACCTTGCTTATCCTGCTGATGGCCCTGTTCGCAATCGCCAATGGCGCGAGCGCGCTTGCGCCGACATACGGGACGATGCTCGTCTTTCGTTTTCTGAGCGGCCTGCCGCACGGAGCCTATTTCGGTATAGCTTCGCTCGTGGCTGCGTCGCTCGTGCCCCCCGACCGTCGTACTCGGGCCGTCGGCAACATCATGCTTGGCCTGACCGTCGCGACCATCATTGGGGTCCCTTTCGCCAACTGGCTTGGTCAGGCGATAGGCTGGCGCTGGGGCTTCGGGGTAGTGGCCATACTTGCGCTCGCGACTGTCCTGATGGTGTTCGCGTTCGTTCCCTATGATCGGCCAGAACCCGGAGCAGATCCGCTACGGGAACTGACGGCCCTAAAGCGTCCTCAAGTCTGGCTAACACTGGCGACTGGCGCGATCGGTTTCGGCGGCCTGTTTGCGGTATATACCTATCTTGCTTCCACGCTCATGGAAGTCACCGGCGTTTCGGCGGCCGCCGTTCCTCTTGTGCTTGCGGCGTTCGGCATTGGTTTGACGCTGGGCAACCTTATCGTGCCGCGCTTTGCCGACCGCGCGCTTATGCCTACGGCTGGCGCGCTACTGCTATGGTCCGCGATAGCCCTCGCACTTTACCCACTGGCAACCGGCAACATCTGGACGATCTCGATTGCCGTCGTCGCGATCGGCTTTGGAGGGTCGCTAGGCACTGTGCTCCAGACGCGCCTGATGGATGTGGCCGAAGATGCGCAGAGCCTTGCAGCGGCTCTCAACCACTCCGCGTTCAACACCGCCAATGCGCTCGGGCCATGGCTCGGCGGCATGGCCATCTCGGCGGGCTATGGATGGAGCTCAACCGGTTGGGTAGGCTGTGCGCTGGCGCTGGGCGGCCTCATCTTCTGGGCGATCTCACTGATGACGACGGAAAGACGCCGAACGGAAGTCCTCCAGCCCGCCGAATAG